A genomic window from Salvia miltiorrhiza cultivar Shanhuang (shh) chromosome 5, IMPLAD_Smil_shh, whole genome shotgun sequence includes:
- the LOC130986897 gene encoding multiprotein-bridging factor 1a-like, whose protein sequence is MAGISQDWEPVVIRKKAPTSAARKDEKAVNAARRVGAEIETVKKSNAGTNKAASSSTSLNTRKLDEDSENLTHDKVPTELKKAIMQARMDKKLTQAQLAQVINEKPQIIQEYESGKAIPNQQIISKLERALGVKLRGKK, encoded by the exons ATGGCAGGAATATCACAGGACTGGGAGCCGGTAGTTATCCGCAAGAAGGCGCCCACCTCCGCTGCTCGCAAGGATGAGAAAGCCGTCAACGCTGCCCGCCGCGTCGGAGCAGAGATCGAGACTGTCAAAAAGT CAAATGCGGGGACGAATAAAGCTGCTTCCAGCAGTACCTCATTGAACACTAGGAAGCTTGATGAGGATTCAGAAAATCTTACTC ATGACAAGGTTCCGACTGAATTAAAGAAGGCTATCATGCAAGCTCGAATGGATAAAAAACTCACCCAAGCTCAACTTGCTCAG GTGATAAATGAGAAACCACAGATCATACAGGAATACGAATCTGGAAAAGCAATTCCCAATCAGCAGATCATATCGAAACTGGAGAGGGCTCTTGGTGTGAAACTGcgtggaaagaaataa
- the LOC130986896 gene encoding tubby-like F-box protein 7: MSSKLSFLPRRIIHSVTKSCKHPQLSRKEDGAADDNCRDSERGRQHTAIDDSDLWAGMLPELLGEIMQRVEATEDQSPHRQNVVACACVCRQWREAAKEAAEKASIHHPGIITFPSSLKKAGPKDSLHQCLIKRDKKNAAFYLYLALTPSFTDNGKFLLAARKYRSGGRTEYVISLDESDLSQGSKSYVGKLRSDFLGTNFKIYDSQAPHSGAKSSSTRAGRRIGSKQISPQVPAGNFKVGTVSYKFNLLKSRGPRRMACKLTCPSSEETLNDGHEHGLKREKQETSSRVTVLKNKTPRWHDHLECWCLNFHGRVTVASVKNFQMVATTDPSKPDGKGDAETVVLQFGKVSDDTFTMDYRQPLSAFQAFAICLSSFGTKLACE; encoded by the exons ATGTCATCCAAACTATCTTTTCTCCCGCGAAGAATCATTCATTCAGTCACCAAATCATGCAAACACCCTCAATTAAGCAGGAAAGAAGATGGTGCCGCTGATGATAACTGTCGTGATAGCGAGAGGGGGCGGCAGCACACCGCCATCGATGACTCCGATCTTTGGGCGGGGATGCTGCCGGAGCTTCTCGGGGAAATAATGCAGCGAGTTGAGGCCACCGAGGACCAATCGCCGCACCGCCAAAACGTCGTCGCATGCGCCTGCGTCTGCAGGCAATGGAGGGAGGCGGCCAAGGAGGCTGCGGAGAAGGCTTCTATCCATCACCCTGGCATAataacgtttccttcttcgctCAAAAAG GCAGGGCCAAAAGACTCGCTTCACCAATGCCTTATAAAACGTGATAAGAAGAATGCTGCATTTTACCTATATCTTGCTCTCACCCCAT CATTCACGGACAATGGTAAGTTTCTCCTAGCTGCACGAAAATACCGTAGTGGTGGACGCACTGAGTACGTCATATCATTGGATGAGAGTGATCTATCACAGGGAAGTAAATCCTACGTTGGAAAATTAAG ATCAGATTTCCTTGGTACTAATTTCAAGATCTATGATAGCCAAGCACCCCACAGTGGGGCAAAGTCATCAAGCACTAGAGCTGGGCGCCGCATTGGAAGCAAGCAAATAAGCCCCCAAGTCCCAGCTGGTAATTTTAAAGTTGGGACAGTGTCTTACAAATTTAATCTGTTGAAGTCTCGTGGTCCGAGGAGGATGGCATGCAAACTTACATGCCCATCCTCAGAGGAAACCTTAAATGATGGACATGAACACGGACTGAAAAGAGAGAAGCAAGAGACATCATCCAGAGTAACAGTCTTGAAAAACAAAACTCCAAGATGGCACGACCACTTAGAATGCTGGTGCTTAAATTTCCACGGCAGGGTGACTGTCGCGTCGGTCAAGAACTTTCAAATGGTTGCAACAACAGATCCAAGCAAGCCTGATGGAAAGGGTGATGCGGAGACAGTGGTGCTCCAATTCGGAAAGGTAAGCGACGACACTTTCACGATGGACTACAGGCAGCCTCTCTCGGCCTTCCAAGCGTTTGCCATTTGCCTGTCCAGTTTTGGGACCAAACTGGCTTGCGAGTGA
- the LOC131025817 gene encoding uncharacterized protein LOC131025817 codes for MDLSSVSARPPTVDSSGKNYNLWKTRMKIYIKSIDEHAWVAVLDGWTPSRITDDNGVTSLTPESRWNNVKVQPVLEQTKMRMLTTKFEILRMCDNETIFAYYEKLCEILNEAVALGEPISNERLVSKMLRSLPERYNMKISSIEETADVATMRVGDLVSKLVTFEMNLEQQKADHLSKSVAFRVEKTSENSDVTNMSEFTDVDPEEEDDADFAMLVKNFNNMLKSFKKGKFKIGYRKPSRMSIGSSSNITNVKKNVGTTSEVRSVDHIQCRGCQGMGHYANECPTVARKRHSGLIATLSDDSDSEEEKVLLVATVDEEDIQEEDMIGALEDLDDEISFHNFSESETLSVDDNGSSIDSDVDLIDESENMNVDIDVTNTDVNISSVNDQFDLTIDNNVFDMDTDVQEIDGMKIPINTTNWYEMTILDDFNSSVSDICCVAALEEHESDPLKEMEYFKNLYEIVDSQCRELRNDICMLVDENQNLKDQITRLERLLSQRDVELGMLRGKVCDSEKVVKRFNKGTSCLNEVLSQGQRSNFGIGFCPEERSKEHRNTTVFVKERNVSVNVDNIKDSHKKIKKKKSYKNVSNTGRFDFSRLLDEREKNETCNVVVYTSLNANIFENWYFDSGCSRHMTGTKTLLSDFVPTSGRKVTFGGGTKGTILGKGVLNVTDFPKLKDVYLVEGLKANLISISQLCDAGMTVKFDKHLCEVFDDTNRCVMMGKKSSDNCYKSQEETICNAAKLNDVELWHQRLGHVNFKNLQKLFTHDVVRGLPKLNFKKDVVKQSKDDIFISESKYDKNLIEWFELENATYMRTPMGTTQKMFKDDA; via the exons ATGGATTTGTCAAGTGTGTCGGCTCGGCCTCCTACTGTTGATAGTAGTGGCAAGAACTACAACTTGTGGAAAACTAGGATGAAAATCTATATCAAATCTATTGATGAACATGCCTGGGTTGCTGTGTTGGATGGATGGACTCCATCGCGTATTACTGATGATAATGGTGTTACATCTCTCACACCCGAGAGTAGATG GAACAATGTGAAGGTTCAGCCAGTGTTAGAGCAAACAAAAATGCGAATGTTGACCACcaaatttgagattttgagaatgTGCGACAATGAGACTATTTTTGCATACTATGAAAAGCTGTGTGAAATCTTAAATGAAGCCGTTGCTCTTGGGGAACCTATTAGCAATGAAAGGCTAGTCAGTAAGATGCTAAGATCTCTCCCTGAAAGGTATAACATGAAAATCTCTTCCATTGAAGAAACTGCTGATGTTGCTACCATGCGAGTTGGTGATCTGGTCAGCAAGTTGGTAACTTTTGAGATGAATCTTGAACAACAAAAAGCTGATCATTTGTCCAAAAGTGTAGCTTTTCGTGTTGAAAAGACCTCTGAAAATTCTGATGTTACTAACATGTCTGAGTTTACAGATGTTGATCCCGAGGAGGAAGATGATGCTGACTTTGCCATGTTGGTTAAAAATTTTAACAACATGTTGAAATCTTTTAAGAAAGGAAAATTCAAAATTGGTTACAGGAAACCTTCTAGGATGTCTATTGGTTCTTCGTCCAACATCACCAATGTTAAGAAGAATGTTGGAACAACATCAGAGGTAAGAAGTGTTGATCACATTCAATGCAGGGGCTGTCAAGGGATGGGTCACTATGCAAATGAGTGTCCCACAGTTGCAAGGAAAAGACATTCTGGTCTTATTGCAACTCTGAGTGATGACTCAGATTCTGAGGAAGAAAAGGTTCTTCTTGTTGCTACGGTTGATGAAGAGGATATACAGGAAGAAGACATGATTGGAGCCCTTGAAGACCTTGATGATGAAATCAGTTTTCATAATTTTTCTGAATCTGAAACTCTGAGTGTTGATGACAATGGTTCCAGCATTGACAGTGATGTTGATCTGATTGATGAGTCTGAAAACATGAATGTTGATATTGATGTTACTAACACTGATGTGAACATCTCTTCTGTAAATGATCAGTTTGATTTGACTATTGATAATAATGTTTTTGACATGGATACTGATGTTCAGGAGATTGATGGGATGAAAATCCCCATTAACACAACTAATTGGTATGAAATGACTATTCTTGATGATTTCAATTCTAGTGTATCGGATATTTGTTGTGTTGCAGCTTTGGAAGAACATGAGAGTGATCCACTAAAAGAGATGGAATATTTTAAGAATCTCTATGAGATTGTTGATTCTCAATGTCGAGAGTTGAGAAATGACATTTGTATGTTGGTTGATGAAAATCAGAATCTCAAAGACCAAATTACAAGGCTTGAAAGGCTGCTTTCTCAACGTGATGTAGAACTAGGTATGCTCAGAGGTAAAGTTTGTGACTCTGAAAAGGTGGTTAAACGTTTTAATAAAGGCACCTCATGTTTGAATGAAGTCCTGTCTCAAGGTCAACGTAGTAACTTTGGTATTGGTTTTTGTCCTGAGGAGCGAAGTAAGGAACATCGTAATACTACTGTTTTTGTTAAAGAAAGAAATGTCAGTGTGAATGTTGACAACATTAAGGATTCTCATAAgaaaatcaaaaagaaaaaatcctaT AAGAATGTTAGTAACACTGGCAGATTTGACTTTAGCAGATTGTTGGACGAGAGAGAAAAGAACGAAACCTGCAATGTTGTTGTCTACACCTCTTTGAATGCTAACATTTTTGAAAATTGGTACTTTGACAGTGGGTGTTCTAGACATATGACAGGAACAAAGACTCTACTCTCTGACTTCGTTCCAACATCAGGAAGAAAAGTCACTTTTGGAGGAGGTACAAAAGGAACAATTTTGGGGAAAGGAGTTCTCAATGTTACTGATTTCCCTAAATTGAAAGATGTGTATCTTGTTGAAGGGCTTAAAGCTAACCTGATTAGTATTAGTCAGTTGTGTGATGCAGGAATGACTGTGAAGTTTGACAAACACCTTTGTGAAGTGTTTGATGACACCAATAGGTGTGTAATGATGGGAAAAAAGTCGTCTGACAACTGCTACAAGTCTCAAGAAGAAACCATCTGCAATGCTGCCAAACTTAACGATGTTGAGTTATGGCATCAACGACTTGGACATGTCAACTTCaagaatcttcaaaagttgTTCACACATGATGTTGTTCGTGGCCTTCCTAAACTGAATTTCAAGAAAGATGTT GTTAAGCAAAGCAAGGACGACATCTTCATCAGCGAAAGTAAGTATGACAAGAACCTTATTGAATGGTTTGAACTTGAGAATGCAACGTATATGCGAACACCCATGGGAACGACTCAAAAGATGTTTAAAGACGATGCTTGA